Proteins encoded within one genomic window of Tolypothrix bouteillei VB521301:
- the devC gene encoding ABC transporter permease DevC yields MKQLLNKIPLAWLQLKREKTRLAVALAGIAFADILMFMQLGFRDSLYYSNVRLHMSLQGDIVLINNQSNAVLSLKPFSQRRLYKSLDFPAVESVHPIYLDYAPWKNPVTGRFRNLLILGINPEFNVLNLPGVEENIDKIKLSDVVLYDRSSRQEYGPIVAEFEQNKTVTAEVRNRKIKVGGLFTLGASFGADGNLVTSDLNFLRIFPHRSAGLIDIGLIKLKPGADAIAVAQNLKNYLPKDIKVFTKQEFVDFERNYWASSTAIGFIFSLGTVMGFIVGTVIVYQILYTEVTDHLSEYATLKAIGYTQNYLLSVILQEALILAILGYMPGIAVTLFLYDRARAATLLPIFMSGERAIMVMILTILMCFISGAIAVRKLSSADPADIF; encoded by the coding sequence ATGAAACAATTACTTAACAAAATTCCTTTAGCTTGGTTGCAGCTAAAGCGGGAAAAAACGCGTCTTGCTGTGGCGCTTGCAGGAATTGCTTTTGCTGATATTCTTATGTTTATGCAGCTTGGCTTCCGGGATTCTTTGTACTACAGTAACGTTCGTCTCCACATGAGTTTGCAAGGAGATATTGTTTTAATTAACAATCAATCTAATGCTGTACTGTCATTAAAACCTTTTTCTCAACGGCGTCTCTATAAATCTTTAGATTTTCCGGCGGTTGAATCTGTTCATCCTATTTACTTGGATTATGCTCCTTGGAAAAATCCCGTGACGGGTCGATTCCGCAATCTTTTGATTCTTGGTATTAATCCTGAGTTTAATGTGCTGAATTTACCTGGAGTTGAGGAAAATATAGATAAAATTAAATTATCTGATGTTGTTTTGTACGATCGCTCTTCCCGACAAGAATATGGTCCAATTGTTGCTGAGTTTGAACAAAATAAAACTGTGACAGCAGAAGTGAGAAATCGGAAGATTAAGGTAGGTGGATTATTTACATTAGGTGCATCCTTTGGAGCAGATGGTAATTTAGTTACGAGCGATCTGAATTTTCTCCGTATCTTTCCCCATCGCAGTGCGGGATTGATTGATATAGGTTTGATTAAATTAAAGCCTGGTGCAGATGCAATTGCTGTTGCTCAAAATTTGAAGAATTATTTGCCCAAAGATATCAAGGTTTTTACCAAGCAGGAATTTGTTGATTTTGAGAGAAATTATTGGGCGAGTAGTACAGCAATTGGTTTCATTTTTTCTTTAGGAACGGTCATGGGGTTCATTGTTGGAACTGTGATTGTCTATCAAATTCTGTATACTGAAGTAACAGACCATTTATCTGAATATGCTACTCTAAAAGCAATTGGTTATACACAAAATTATTTATTATCTGTTATTTTACAAGAAGCTTTAATTTTAGCAATTTTAGGATATATGCCTGGAATAGCTGTCACTCTTTTCTTATATGACAGGGCTAGGGCTGCTACTCTTCTCCCAATTTTCATGAGTGGAGAAAGAGCAATTATGGTAATGATTTTGACGATTCTAATGTGTTTTATCTCTGGCGCGATCGCTGTTAGAAAATTAAGTTCTGCCGATCCAGCAGACATATTTTAA
- a CDS encoding HlyD family efflux transporter periplasmic adaptor subunit: protein MSRFNEKSNLREQLFFEDEKSKVWWLIAVSLPVVVSFGALTIAKVEQIKQANTPVPSAPVPTSINAVGRLEPRGEVLKLSAPAGVEGSSRVEQVYVKEGERVQRGQVIAILDNFSSSQASVEEARAKLQEARANLANVKAGSPRDIQAQKAVIGRLQAQLAGEKDAQQATIARITAQLNGERIALQATINRIQAEIEGQKDALIASVARVRAEQRNAQVDAQRYEMLYREGAISQQERDKRRLSLETSNSSLAEIKANQKKAIATLRQELAEARANQLKTVATLQQQLIEARVTRDKTVATLQRQIDEERARFNRIQEVRPIDVQIAQAQVGNAIASLRRAEAQLGLSYIKAPIAGEILKIHTKAGESMSQYGIAEMGRTDQMIVVAEVPEDSIGKVRLGQQVMVTSDNGAFDGELQGTVSEIGRKIGKKDVLNTDPAADIDARVVEVKITLSPQDTKRVANLTNAKVVVEIGI, encoded by the coding sequence ATATCCAGGTTCAATGAGAAATCAAATTTAAGGGAACAGCTCTTTTTTGAGGATGAAAAATCAAAAGTTTGGTGGTTAATTGCTGTCTCCTTACCAGTAGTGGTTTCCTTTGGTGCTCTTACTATAGCTAAAGTCGAGCAAATCAAACAAGCAAATACACCCGTACCGAGTGCGCCAGTTCCTACCAGTATTAATGCTGTGGGTCGTTTGGAACCGCGAGGGGAAGTGCTTAAATTATCTGCACCTGCGGGGGTTGAAGGTTCATCGCGGGTTGAGCAAGTGTATGTGAAAGAGGGAGAACGGGTTCAAAGAGGTCAAGTCATTGCTATTTTGGATAACTTCAGCAGTTCTCAAGCATCTGTGGAAGAAGCCAGAGCTAAACTGCAAGAAGCCCGTGCTAATTTAGCTAATGTCAAAGCTGGTTCGCCAAGAGACATTCAAGCGCAAAAAGCAGTTATTGGTCGTTTGCAAGCTCAGTTAGCTGGGGAAAAGGATGCTCAGCAAGCAACAATTGCTCGTATAACAGCACAGTTAAATGGGGAAAGAATTGCTTTGCAAGCAACAATTAATCGCATTCAAGCTGAAATAGAAGGGCAAAAAGATGCTTTAATAGCATCGGTTGCGCGTGTCAGAGCCGAACAACGTAACGCTCAAGTTGACGCCCAAAGATATGAAATGTTGTATAGAGAAGGTGCAATTTCCCAACAAGAACGAGACAAACGGCGGTTAAGTTTGGAAACTAGCAATTCTTCACTTGCTGAAATCAAGGCTAACCAGAAGAAAGCGATCGCAACTTTAAGACAGGAGCTTGCTGAAGCCAGAGCTAACCAGCTAAAAACCGTAGCAACTTTGCAACAGCAACTTATTGAAGCTAGAGTCACGCGGGACAAAACTGTAGCAACTTTGCAAAGACAAATTGATGAAGAAAGAGCGAGATTTAATAGAATTCAAGAAGTTCGTCCCATTGATGTACAGATAGCACAGGCGCAAGTTGGTAATGCGATCGCATCTCTAAGGAGAGCAGAAGCACAATTAGGTTTGAGCTACATTAAAGCACCAATTGCTGGAGAAATTCTCAAAATCCATACTAAAGCTGGAGAAAGCATGAGCCAATACGGTATTGCTGAAATGGGACGAACCGATCAAATGATTGTTGTTGCGGAAGTTCCAGAAGACAGTATTGGTAAAGTGCGTCTCGGTCAACAAGTTATGGTCACCAGTGATAATGGAGCTTTTGATGGAGAATTACAAGGAACAGTCTCCGAAATCGGTAGGAAAATTGGCAAAAAAGATGTGTTGAATACCGATCCCGCAGCTGATATTGATGCCAGAGTAGTAGAAGTAAAAATTACTCTCTCTCCACAAGATACCAAACGAGTTGCTAACCTCACCAACGCTAAAGTTGTTGTGGAAATAGGTATATAG
- a CDS encoding DevA family ABC transporter ATP-binding protein → MYSGPVISINKLNHYYGRGSLKRQILFDINLEIFPGEIVIMTGPSGSGKTTLLSLIGGLRSVQEGSLKFLDVELFRASQNKLVNIRRKIGYIFQAHNLLEFLTARQNVQMAVELNQHVSPQNAITKSEAMLRAVGLGERINYYPEHLSGGQKQRIAIARALVNNPSLVLADEPTAALDKQSGRDVVELMQRLAKDQGTSILLVTHDNRILDIADRIVEMEDGLLARDSQGKVRNN, encoded by the coding sequence ATGTATTCAGGACCTGTAATTTCTATCAATAAGTTAAACCATTACTATGGAAGAGGCTCTTTAAAAAGACAAATTTTATTTGATATAAACCTAGAAATTTTTCCGGGTGAAATTGTTATTATGACTGGACCCTCGGGTTCGGGAAAAACAACATTGCTAAGTTTGATTGGGGGTTTGCGTTCTGTACAAGAAGGAAGTTTGAAATTTTTAGATGTAGAACTTTTTAGAGCGAGTCAAAACAAATTAGTCAATATTCGGCGTAAGATTGGCTATATTTTCCAAGCACATAATTTGCTAGAATTTCTAACTGCAAGGCAAAACGTGCAAATGGCTGTGGAGTTAAATCAGCACGTTTCTCCCCAAAACGCCATTACTAAATCAGAAGCAATGTTGAGAGCAGTCGGTTTGGGAGAACGGATTAATTACTATCCGGAACATCTTTCCGGAGGACAAAAACAAAGGATTGCGATCGCCCGCGCATTGGTCAACAATCCATCGCTGGTGCTAGCCGACGAACCGACAGCAGCATTGGATAAACAGTCAGGACGAGATGTCGTGGAGTTGATGCAGCGCCTAGCAAAAGATCAGGGAACGTCGATATTATTAGTGACCCACGACAACCGTATTTTAGACATAGCAGACCGTATTGTAGAAATGGAAGATGGTCTTTTAGCCCGCGATTCTCAAGGAAAAGTGAGGAATAATTGA
- a CDS encoding Sll0314/Alr1548 family TPR repeat-containing protein: MTEQLPVLPKIVTTQLSRLAKVAFAATLILNICINSSLAADPFRAKEPRNIGDKTEAAFKAIFEQGNYQAAENQVQEALTKEADEPLAYAMKASLAYTNQDWNALETYSKKTLEVAQKLVSSDPLRGNLYSAVGHFLEGAVILQREGTLSGAPKALSRLREVYKFLDLAEAVSATDPELNLVKGYMDLMLAVNLPFSNPEQAIEKFEKNAAPQYLVDRGIALAYRDMKQYSQALDYTNRALKVTSDNPELYYLKAQILREQGKKDKNTKLIQEAVDHFDKALSKKGFLPASVVKQIERERGKAVKEIASASR; the protein is encoded by the coding sequence ATGACTGAACAATTGCCCGTGCTGCCAAAAATTGTGACGACTCAACTTTCTCGCTTAGCTAAAGTCGCTTTTGCAGCTACTCTCATACTGAATATCTGTATCAATTCCTCTTTAGCTGCAGATCCATTTCGGGCTAAAGAACCTCGCAACATTGGTGACAAAACTGAAGCAGCTTTTAAAGCAATTTTCGAGCAGGGGAATTATCAAGCAGCTGAAAATCAAGTGCAAGAAGCACTTACAAAAGAAGCCGATGAACCTTTAGCTTATGCGATGAAAGCATCTTTAGCATATACGAATCAAGATTGGAATGCTCTAGAGACGTACAGCAAAAAAACTTTAGAAGTCGCACAAAAACTTGTTTCTAGCGACCCTCTACGTGGCAATTTATATAGTGCTGTCGGGCATTTTTTAGAAGGGGCTGTGATTCTACAGCGTGAAGGGACACTCAGTGGTGCGCCTAAAGCCCTGAGCCGATTGCGAGAAGTTTATAAGTTTTTAGATTTAGCGGAAGCTGTTTCTGCAACCGATCCTGAATTAAATTTGGTTAAAGGCTATATGGATTTAATGCTAGCGGTGAACTTGCCTTTTTCCAATCCAGAACAAGCGATCGAAAAATTTGAAAAAAATGCTGCGCCTCAGTATTTAGTCGATCGCGGAATTGCTCTTGCTTATCGAGATATGAAACAGTACTCCCAAGCCCTAGATTATACTAACCGTGCGCTAAAGGTGACCTCAGACAATCCAGAACTGTATTATCTCAAAGCTCAAATTCTTAGAGAACAGGGTAAGAAAGATAAAAATACAAAACTCATTCAGGAAGCTGTCGATCACTTTGACAAAGCCTTGAGTAAGAAAGGGTTTCTCCCAGCAAGCGTGGTTAAACAAATTGAACGCGAACGAGGTAAGGCTGTAAAAGAAATCGCTTCAGCTAGTAGATAA
- a CDS encoding phycocyanobilin:ferredoxin oxidoreductase — protein MTTTSFPSLREQQHPLIRQLADCIEQTWQKYLDLSPYDLPAEFGYVEGRLEGEKLTIENRCYQTPQFRKMHLELAKVGNMLDILHCVMFPRPEYNIPMFGCDLVGGRGQISAAIADLSPVDVEYRLPQSYTSELGVLPNLNFSQPRELPEWGHIFSEFCLFVRPNSTEEESMFLTRVQEFLNIHCTQALISKPVSPEHRLNILSGQRNYCTQQQQNDKTRRVLEKAFGADWAECYMTTVLFDMPD, from the coding sequence ATGACAACAACTTCTTTCCCATCACTGCGCGAGCAACAGCATCCTTTAATTCGTCAATTAGCAGATTGTATCGAACAGACTTGGCAAAAATACCTTGATTTGTCGCCCTATGATTTGCCAGCGGAATTTGGTTATGTAGAAGGTCGGCTTGAAGGAGAAAAACTGACCATCGAAAATCGCTGCTATCAAACACCCCAGTTCCGAAAAATGCATTTAGAACTGGCAAAGGTGGGAAATATGCTAGATATTTTGCACTGTGTGATGTTTCCCCGCCCAGAATACAACATACCGATGTTTGGGTGCGATTTAGTGGGAGGAAGAGGTCAAATTAGTGCGGCGATCGCAGACCTTTCTCCAGTTGATGTGGAATATAGATTACCCCAATCCTATACTTCTGAACTTGGGGTATTGCCTAACCTCAACTTTTCACAACCCCGTGAATTACCGGAGTGGGGACATATATTTTCAGAATTTTGTCTCTTTGTTCGTCCTAATTCAACTGAAGAAGAAAGTATGTTTCTCACCCGCGTACAAGAGTTTTTAAACATTCATTGTACGCAAGCGCTGATATCTAAGCCAGTTTCACCAGAACACAGGTTAAACATTCTTAGCGGACAAAGAAATTACTGCACCCAACAACAACAAAATGACAAAACCCGCCGCGTACTGGAAAAAGCTTTTGGTGCAGATTGGGCAGAATGTTATATGACTACAGTTTTATTTGATATGCCTGATTAG
- a CDS encoding ABC transporter ATP-binding protein, translating into MLYLRSIIYHPTACPTAILKSINLELAPQQLGLIIGPSGSGKTTLLEILSGLAEPTSGSIFWREQELLAEQMQQLAGLVFQFPERHFCGGTILEELRLGHPELGTERVKQALTEVGLEHLSLSTSPHALSGGQQRRLALAVQLIRQPHLLLLDEPTAGLDWSMRRQLVSLLAKLKKDWTLLIVTHDAGDLLAIADCCWTLKHGELQSADPMTLVSKERLVVS; encoded by the coding sequence ATGCTCTATCTCAGAAGTATAATTTATCATCCAACTGCCTGCCCAACTGCAATCCTTAAATCAATTAATCTGGAATTAGCACCCCAACAACTTGGTCTTATCATTGGACCAAGCGGGTCTGGTAAAACTACGTTACTTGAAATTTTGTCTGGACTTGCTGAACCTACCTCAGGATCTATCTTTTGGCGAGAACAAGAACTGCTTGCAGAACAGATGCAACAGTTGGCTGGTTTAGTTTTTCAGTTTCCCGAACGACATTTTTGTGGCGGTACTATTTTAGAAGAATTGCGCTTGGGACATCCAGAGTTGGGAACAGAGCGAGTTAAGCAAGCACTGACTGAAGTAGGATTGGAGCATTTGTCTTTAAGTACATCGCCCCATGCTTTAAGTGGAGGTCAGCAACGGCGTTTGGCTCTAGCCGTACAACTGATTCGTCAGCCCCATTTACTGTTGCTTGATGAACCTACCGCAGGATTGGATTGGTCCATGCGGCGACAATTGGTCAGTTTGCTGGCAAAGTTGAAAAAGGATTGGACTCTACTGATTGTGACTCATGATGCGGGTGATTTGTTAGCGATCGCAGACTGTTGCTGGACTCTCAAGCATGGTGAACTGCAATCAGCCGACCCGATGACACTGGTGTCGAAGGAGAGGTTGGTGGTTAGTTAG
- a CDS encoding HAD family hydrolase: MPRLLPLTDALSNKAFTNIRLVATDMDGTLTKGGKFTSALLQGLQDLAVAGIQVVIVTGRSAGWVSGLAYYLPIVGAIAENGGLFYPNGSDRPLALVPTDDLITHRQQLADAFGQLKTQLPLLKESTDNRFRITDWTFDVKGLSTNELQTLSQLCQGMGWGFTYSNVQCHIKPKQQDKAPGLLKVLREYFPKYSPEQVVTVGDSPNDESLFDERYFPISVGVANVLEYTNELKHQPTYITSATEGEGFCELVSGLKIATGN; the protein is encoded by the coding sequence ATGCCAAGACTCCTCCCCCTAACCGATGCTTTATCCAATAAAGCTTTTACCAACATTCGCCTGGTGGCTACTGATATGGATGGTACCCTAACAAAGGGAGGAAAATTTACCAGTGCTTTGTTGCAAGGGTTGCAGGATTTAGCAGTTGCGGGCATTCAAGTTGTTATTGTTACTGGCAGAAGTGCGGGCTGGGTGAGTGGATTGGCTTACTACTTGCCAATTGTTGGTGCGATCGCAGAAAATGGTGGTTTGTTTTACCCAAACGGGAGCGATCGACCGTTGGCTTTAGTACCCACAGACGACCTCATCACCCACCGTCAACAACTGGCTGATGCTTTTGGGCAGTTAAAAACTCAACTCCCCCTCCTAAAAGAATCTACGGATAATCGCTTTCGGATAACTGACTGGACTTTTGATGTCAAAGGCTTAAGTACAAATGAACTGCAAACTTTAAGCCAACTTTGCCAGGGGATGGGTTGGGGATTTACCTACAGCAACGTGCAGTGCCATATCAAGCCAAAGCAGCAAGATAAAGCACCCGGATTGTTAAAAGTACTGCGAGAGTACTTTCCCAAGTACAGCCCGGAACAAGTTGTTACCGTTGGTGACAGCCCGAACGATGAAAGTTTATTTGACGAGCGTTATTTTCCTATCTCTGTCGGTGTGGCAAATGTGCTTGAGTATACAAATGAACTCAAGCATCAACCCACTTACATAACCTCTGCTACTGAGGGTGAAGGTTTTTGTGAATTAGTGTCTGGGTTGAAAATAGCGACTGGAAACTAG
- a CDS encoding NUDIX hydrolase, whose protein sequence is MHKPGEIRILALGLIQNGERIFMSQGYDQKEQQTFYRAMGGGVDFGETSLVALQREFQEEIQAELTNIQYLGCLENIFTYNGQHGHEIIQLYKCDFVDLKFYKLEQLEFNEGDRQKIALWVEINRFKSGELQLVPEQFINYL, encoded by the coding sequence ATACATAAACCAGGGGAAATTCGCATTTTAGCTTTGGGACTGATTCAAAATGGAGAACGCATCTTCATGTCTCAAGGCTATGACCAAAAGGAGCAACAAACTTTTTATCGTGCTATGGGCGGAGGTGTTGACTTTGGCGAAACAAGTTTGGTAGCCCTCCAACGGGAATTTCAAGAAGAAATTCAAGCAGAATTAACAAATATTCAATACTTGGGCTGTTTAGAAAATATTTTTACATACAACGGTCAGCACGGTCACGAAATCATTCAGCTTTACAAATGTGACTTTGTTGACCTCAAGTTCTATAAGCTTGAGCAGCTAGAATTTAATGAAGGCGATCGTCAAAAGATTGCGTTGTGGGTAGAGATTAACCGCTTTAAGTCTGGAGAATTACAGTTAGTCCCAGAGCAATTTATAAATTATTTGTAA
- a CDS encoding hemolysin family protein, whose product MSPTIEILLILLLILANGLFVMSELAIVSSRKARLQQLANQGDAKARIALELASSPNQFLGTVQIGITLLTILSGAFGEETIAKRLLPILSLIPFPDNYKGQLAQGIAILIITYLTLILGELVPKRLALNNPESIASAVSIPMRMLATSGAPIVSLLSLSTETVLRILGIRPSTEPQVTEEEIRVLIEQGTEEGTFEEAEQDMVERVFRLGDRPASSFMTPRPDIIWLDLEDTAQENRKKIIDSGYSRYPVCQGGLDNVLGIIRVTDLLARSFCGEQLDLTVGLLQPTYVPESTRGLKVLELFKQTVTHMALVVDEYGVIQGLVTLNDVMIEIVGDVPSIDDQEDPQIVRREDGSWLLDGMLSVEEFFDLFEIEHLPPEDRGSYQTLGGFVMSHLGRIPTAADHFEWQGMRLEVVDMDGNRVDKVLVMPPVDESNEENNNRTN is encoded by the coding sequence ATGTCTCCAACAATCGAAATTCTATTAATTCTTCTTCTAATTCTCGCCAATGGTTTGTTTGTCATGTCTGAACTGGCGATCGTCTCGTCTCGAAAAGCACGCTTGCAACAACTGGCTAACCAAGGTGATGCTAAAGCGCGGATTGCTTTAGAACTGGCGTCTTCTCCCAATCAATTCCTGGGAACAGTTCAGATTGGAATTACACTCCTCACGATTCTGTCTGGTGCTTTTGGCGAAGAAACCATCGCTAAAAGACTTTTGCCTATTTTAAGTCTTATACCTTTTCCAGACAATTACAAGGGACAGCTAGCTCAAGGCATAGCCATTCTAATTATTACCTATTTAACACTGATTCTTGGAGAACTAGTCCCAAAACGGCTAGCTTTAAACAATCCGGAATCCATAGCCTCGGCTGTATCTATCCCCATGCGGATGTTAGCTACATCTGGCGCACCCATTGTCTCTTTACTCAGTCTTTCTACTGAAACAGTACTGCGAATCTTGGGTATTAGACCATCCACAGAACCGCAAGTGACAGAAGAAGAAATTAGAGTTCTCATCGAGCAAGGAACCGAGGAAGGAACCTTTGAGGAAGCAGAGCAAGATATGGTCGAACGGGTATTTCGTTTGGGCGATCGCCCTGCGAGTTCCTTCATGACCCCCCGTCCGGACATTATTTGGTTGGACTTGGAAGATACCGCCCAAGAAAACCGTAAAAAAATTATTGACAGTGGTTATTCGCGGTATCCAGTTTGTCAGGGAGGGCTTGACAATGTACTGGGTATTATACGAGTCACTGACTTGTTAGCCCGGAGTTTTTGCGGCGAACAGTTAGATTTAACAGTAGGTTTGCTACAGCCAACGTATGTGCCAGAAAGCACTCGCGGTTTAAAAGTTTTGGAATTATTCAAGCAAACAGTGACTCACATGGCACTTGTAGTTGATGAATATGGTGTAATTCAAGGACTTGTAACTCTTAACGACGTTATGATAGAAATTGTTGGCGATGTTCCTTCCATTGACGATCAAGAAGACCCGCAAATTGTACGAAGAGAGGATGGCTCTTGGCTGTTGGATGGGATGTTATCGGTAGAAGAATTTTTCGATCTTTTTGAAATCGAGCATTTACCCCCTGAAGATCGGGGTAGTTATCAAACCTTAGGCGGTTTTGTGATGTCCCATTTAGGTCGCATTCCCACAGCAGCCGATCATTTTGAATGGCAAGGTATGCGGCTTGAGGTTGTAGACATGGATGGAAATCGCGTTGACAAGGTGCTAGTAATGCCACCAGTAGATGAATCAAATGAGGAGAATAATAACAGGACTAACTAG
- a CDS encoding DUF3531 family protein, which produces MEIQFREIDPFNVWIWLKFSTVPSRQERQYIEEVFDSWFYLGKLGGFNAENLQVQETGVNLSYMDYDSEGYDKSMLALMHNMGEVEYEGTWARCWFDLGTADAIALDILINALKQLSAEYVTIEQLYIGGENEDWPVENSDNLNSFVFDN; this is translated from the coding sequence ATGGAAATACAGTTTCGAGAAATTGACCCTTTTAATGTATGGATTTGGCTCAAATTTAGCACAGTCCCATCAAGACAAGAAAGACAGTATATAGAAGAAGTTTTTGATTCCTGGTTTTACTTGGGTAAGCTGGGGGGATTTAATGCTGAAAATCTCCAAGTACAAGAAACTGGGGTAAATCTCAGTTATATGGATTATGACTCAGAAGGTTATGACAAAAGCATGCTAGCGCTGATGCATAACATGGGTGAGGTGGAATATGAAGGAACATGGGCGCGTTGCTGGTTTGATTTGGGAACAGCAGATGCGATCGCTCTTGATATTCTCATCAATGCTCTCAAGCAACTCAGTGCCGAATATGTCACCATTGAGCAATTGTACATTGGCGGAGAAAATGAAGACTGGCCCGTTGAAAATAGTGACAATCTTAACTCGTTTGTTTTCGATAATTAG